The Micromonospora sp. NBC_00421 genome contains a region encoding:
- a CDS encoding aminotransferase class V-fold PLP-dependent enzyme, which translates to MSGSDTLPARCLDAAAHAALRAEFPLLETCVYLNNNSTGAVPRGVEEVLAGYWETLRDWRDDVWQGWHVGLDRYADSVAALLGAPAGSVVTDANLSTLLARVLSCFDYRPPRDRIVTTDLEYPTVPFIGTAFGRYGARLDVVGTGGPRFDEDALLARVDERTLLVCVPHASFSSGATVDLPRLVARAHDVGALVVVDAFQTVGVVPLDVTALGVDIVLGGAHKWLCGVGTAFLYVRPDLVERLAPAATGWQAGDRALTFRPSTGWAAGAQRFAGGTPYPLTSLASQVGLDLLAGVGTAAIRRHSLALTQRVLDRAAAAGITVVSPTDPERRGGVVCLDVADGEAVKRRLAARSMICSWRGWLRVGPHVYNTLDEVDAFMDALDEELCR; encoded by the coding sequence GTGAGCGGATCCGACACCCTCCCGGCGCGGTGCCTCGACGCCGCCGCCCACGCCGCCCTGCGCGCCGAGTTCCCGCTGCTGGAGACGTGCGTCTACCTGAACAACAACTCGACCGGCGCGGTGCCCCGGGGCGTCGAGGAGGTGCTCGCCGGCTACTGGGAGACCCTGCGCGATTGGCGCGACGACGTGTGGCAGGGCTGGCACGTCGGCCTCGACCGGTACGCCGACTCGGTGGCCGCGCTGCTCGGCGCACCCGCCGGCAGCGTGGTCACCGACGCCAACCTGAGCACCCTGCTGGCCCGGGTGCTGTCCTGCTTCGACTACCGCCCGCCACGGGACCGGATCGTCACCACCGACCTGGAGTACCCGACGGTGCCGTTCATCGGCACCGCGTTCGGCCGCTACGGCGCGCGGCTCGACGTGGTCGGCACCGGTGGACCCCGGTTCGACGAGGACGCCCTGCTGGCCCGGGTCGACGAGCGGACGCTGCTGGTCTGCGTACCGCATGCCAGCTTCTCCTCCGGGGCCACCGTCGACCTGCCCCGGCTGGTCGCCCGCGCCCACGACGTCGGCGCCCTGGTGGTGGTGGACGCCTTCCAGACCGTCGGGGTGGTCCCGCTGGACGTGACCGCGCTCGGCGTCGACATCGTCCTCGGCGGCGCGCACAAGTGGCTCTGCGGGGTCGGCACCGCCTTCCTCTACGTCCGCCCCGACCTGGTGGAGCGCCTGGCACCGGCGGCCACCGGCTGGCAGGCCGGCGACCGGGCGCTGACCTTCCGCCCGTCGACCGGCTGGGCGGCGGGAGCGCAACGCTTCGCCGGCGGTACGCCGTACCCGCTGACCTCGCTGGCCTCCCAGGTCGGCCTGGACCTGCTGGCGGGGGTCGGCACCGCGGCGATCCGGCGGCACTCGCTGGCCCTCACCCAGCGGGTCCTGGACCGGGCGGCGGCGGCCGGTATCACGGTGGTCAGCCCCACCGACCCGGAGCGTCGCGGCGGGGTGGTGTGCCTCGACGTCGCCGACGGCGAGGCGGTCAAGCGGCGGTTGGCCGCGCGGAGCATGATCTGCAGCTGGCGGGGTTGGCTGCGGGTCGGACCGCACGTCTACAACACCCTCGACGAGGTGGACGCGTTCATGGACGCGCTGGACGAGGAGCTGTGCCGGTGA